The Amblyomma americanum isolate KBUSLIRL-KWMA chromosome 3, ASM5285725v1, whole genome shotgun sequence genome window below encodes:
- the Dsor1 gene encoding mitogen-activated protein kinase kinase 1: MSRNPGKNKLNLKLPPGSIEPLDHSGSDPTNDKSTQNTSIEDLQKTLEGLDLDEQQRKRLEAFLSQKQKVGELSCDDFENLGELGAGNGGVVTKVLHRPSGFIMARKLIHLEVKPAIRNQIIRELKVLHECNSPHIVGFYGAFYSDGEINVCMEYMDGGSLDLVLKKAGRIPEKILGKVTIAVLKGLNYLREKHQIMHRDVKPSNMLVNSRGEIKICDFGVSGQLIDSMANSFVGTRSYMSPERLQGTHYTVQSDIWSLGLSLVEMALGRYPIPPPDDRELSAIFGRNYTPESNSGMASGDGPRPMSIFELLDYIVNEAPPSVPTGVFSPEFKDLVDRCLKRNPNERGDLKTLMNHPYVRTSEQEKVDFAGWVCQTMGLDPSTPTKLTPEGQA; the protein is encoded by the exons ATGAGCCGAAACCCTGGCAAAAACAAATTAAACCTCAAGCTTCCGCCGGGCTCCATAGAGCCTCTAGATCACTCGGGATCCGATCCGACAAACGA CAAATCGACACAGAACACGAGTATCGAAGACTTGCAAAAGACACTCGAAGGCTTGGACTTGGATGAACAGCAGCGTAAGCGACTGGAGGCGTTTCTGTCCCAGAAACAGAAAGTTGGTGAACTTAGCTGTGATGACTTCGAGAACCTCGGCGAACTGGGCGCTGGTAATGGGGGAGTGGTCACCAAGGTGCTGCATCGACCCAGTGGGTTCATCATGGCCCGAAAG CTGATACACTTGGAAGTCAAGCCTGCCATTCGGAACCAGATCATAAGAGAGCTGAAAGTGCTTCACGAGTGCAACTCTCCGCACATAGTGGGCTTCTACGGAGCCTTCTACAGTGATGGCGAAATCAATGTCTGCATGGAATACATG GATGGCGGCTCTTTAGATTTAGTGCTAAAAAAGGCAGGCCGCATACCCGAAAAGATTTTGGGCAAGGTCACAATAGCG GTACTGAAAGGTCTTAATTATCTGAGGGAGAAGCATCAAATAATGCATCGTG ATGTCAAGCCATCAAACATGCTTGTGAACTCTCGAGGTGAAATCAAGATCTGCGACTTTGGTGTGAGCGGACAGCTGATCGATTCCATGGCAAACTCTTTTGTGGGAACACGATCTTACATGtcg CCGGAGCGGCTTCAGGGCACCCACTACACAGTCCAGTCGGACATCTGGAGCCTGGGCCTGTCATTGGTGGAAATGGCTCTGGGCCGGTACCCAATCCCACCACCTGATGACAGAGAACTGAGCGCCATCTTTGGCCGGAACTACACCCCGGAAA GCAACTCAGGCATGGCATCGGGCGATGGACCACGGCCCATGTCGATCTTTGAACTTCTCGACTACATTGTCAATGAA GCCCCACCATCAGTGCCGACAGGTGTCTTCTCGCCAGAGTTCAAGGACCTCGTTGATCGATG CTTGAAGAGGAATCCAAACGAGCGAGGGGACTTGAAGACATTAATG